The following proteins come from a genomic window of Leptospira bandrabouensis:
- a CDS encoding DUF962 domain-containing protein — translation MEKKYKTLKDFFPFYLEEHSHPFNRALHFVGSSLAMGCILGFLSTGKFYILAFALVSGYFFAWIGHFFVERNRPATFTYPFYSFISDWIMYFKMLTGRIDAEFAKIKSNKT, via the coding sequence ATGGAAAAGAAATACAAAACACTCAAAGATTTTTTCCCTTTTTATTTAGAGGAACATAGCCACCCGTTCAATCGAGCTCTTCACTTCGTTGGATCAAGTCTCGCAATGGGATGTATCCTTGGGTTTTTATCCACAGGTAAATTCTATATCTTAGCCTTTGCCCTTGTTAGTGGGTATTTCTTCGCATGGATCGGACATTTTTTTGTCGAAAGGAACCGCCCTGCCACCTTTACCTATCCATTTTATTCTTTTATCTCGGACTGGATCATGTATTTCAAAATGCTCACCGGTCGCATTGATGCAGAATTTGCCAAAATTAAGTCAAATAAAACCTAA
- a CDS encoding LIC10235 family protein, with translation MKPKSIKPDELSKIFAELKKGDESAIGSYLVKGVRLQISKYNLSGAERVQLLYKRRRAQGMCIVCGKKVTKKNPSTDQLYRLCEEHRNKIDKGTK, from the coding sequence ATGAAACCTAAATCGATAAAACCGGATGAGCTGAGTAAGATTTTTGCCGAACTGAAAAAAGGCGATGAATCTGCCATCGGTAGTTATTTAGTAAAAGGGGTTCGCCTTCAAATCAGTAAATACAATCTTTCCGGTGCAGAACGAGTTCAATTGTTATACAAAAGAAGAAGAGCTCAAGGGATGTGTATTGTATGCGGAAAAAAAGTAACAAAGAAAAATCCGTCAACAGACCAACTCTATAGATTGTGCGAAGAACACCGCAATAAGATCGATAAAGGTACTAAATAA
- a CDS encoding DUF1289 domain-containing protein, which produces MSLKSPCTKVCMMDPDSGLCAGCYRTIEEIGNWSRMTEEERNEVWNELPQRKAGNSPG; this is translated from the coding sequence ATGTCACTAAAATCGCCGTGTACCAAAGTATGTATGATGGACCCAGATTCAGGGCTTTGTGCGGGCTGCTATCGAACCATTGAAGAAATTGGGAATTGGTCTAGGATGACTGAGGAAGAAAGAAACGAAGTTTGGAATGAGCTCCCGCAACGAAAAGCGGGAAACTCTCCTGGGTAA
- the flgN gene encoding flagellar export chaperone FlgN codes for MLDWVESLRSLFTNEIDCYKRLLELEGKKRASIHSADGKSLESYVKESYHIMVEASELERIRMKTIEDVYEKEKFTKDESSITLTSFLNQMDRESNFKLKTFALELKKVVADLKDAIITNDKLLRTRKEFLQTTVDSLQELSREKVYTSHKQPTRRGQGQKGAIILNATA; via the coding sequence ATGTTGGATTGGGTAGAATCACTTAGAAGTTTATTTACTAATGAAATAGACTGTTACAAGCGCCTTCTGGAATTGGAAGGCAAAAAAAGAGCGTCCATCCATTCTGCGGACGGAAAATCCTTAGAGTCCTATGTCAAAGAAAGTTATCATATCATGGTGGAAGCCTCCGAATTAGAACGAATTCGGATGAAAACAATAGAAGATGTGTATGAAAAAGAAAAATTCACAAAAGACGAGTCTTCTATTACACTCACTAGTTTTCTGAACCAAATGGATCGTGAATCCAATTTTAAACTCAAAACCTTTGCTTTAGAATTAAAGAAGGTAGTGGCAGATCTGAAAGATGCCATCATCACGAATGATAAACTCTTAAGAACTAGAAAAGAATTTTTACAAACAACTGTTGATTCTTTGCAAGAGTTATCCAGAGAAAAAGTTTATACCTCACACAAACAACCGACAAGGCGTGGGCAGGGCCAAAAAGGCGCGATCATTTTGAACGCGACTGCTTAG
- the flgK gene encoding flagellar hook-associated protein FlgK yields the protein MGSTFQGIEIGKRGLSVHQQAIQTTGHNISNADNKHYARQRVVMNSMDPLYEPAFNRAEVPGQIGQGVKISEIERVRDNFIDDRIIDSSSLKEYWGKKNDYLYQVETVFNEPTGTTLRSMMDQFWSSWEDLSNYPEETAHRAVVQEKAEALGSRMEDVYRKLSLLRDQSNREIESKVNHLNTVAENIKSLNEKITKSQALGDNPNDLLDRRDELLQELAGMADITIGRSDEDELMVFIGQQILVQGQKVHKIDLVGNPNNDGLLDLKWSETGDTVLLRKGSIQALYEIRDRILVEKINAVDALAINAMDVINEIHKDGFGLNGKTNLNFFESRALATNTFGEIDTDGDGLNDKTAVFRVTGRTSLDADRPIGISGTMRFLKSSPGGETEILVPYSKDDTLNAVIKRINRSETGVVAYMSHDNQLALKATTNPLDKKENFMIRHLEDSGELLVGLTGILTATGVAGSFDYRKVGEINKFQANAQDITLTPMYHPSSFFKMSEEVRNNPANIAAARGKDVNGSGDYNSPNGQKDGSNALLIAAALREKPVMFDYSKTTDDFYNSLISRLGTEAREAKQEYTTQNELMVELENMRQSVMGVNLDEEMANMVQFQQSYNASARMISTLNEMLDTIINRLGV from the coding sequence ATGGGATCAACATTCCAAGGAATTGAAATAGGAAAACGAGGACTTTCGGTCCACCAACAAGCGATCCAAACTACAGGTCATAACATATCCAATGCGGATAACAAACATTATGCTCGCCAACGAGTGGTCATGAATAGTATGGATCCTCTTTATGAACCAGCTTTCAACCGAGCAGAGGTTCCGGGACAAATTGGACAAGGGGTAAAAATTTCCGAAATCGAAAGAGTTCGAGATAATTTTATTGATGATCGTATCATTGATTCTTCTTCTCTCAAAGAATATTGGGGAAAAAAGAATGATTATTTATACCAAGTAGAAACTGTTTTTAATGAACCCACAGGAACGACACTCCGTTCAATGATGGATCAGTTTTGGTCTTCTTGGGAAGATCTTTCCAATTATCCAGAAGAAACTGCACATAGAGCCGTGGTCCAAGAAAAAGCGGAAGCTCTTGGTTCCCGAATGGAAGATGTGTATCGCAAACTTTCTCTCTTACGGGACCAGTCCAATCGTGAGATTGAATCAAAAGTCAATCATTTGAATACTGTTGCAGAGAATATCAAATCTCTGAACGAAAAAATCACAAAATCACAAGCATTAGGTGATAATCCCAATGACCTTTTGGACAGAAGGGATGAACTTTTGCAAGAACTAGCGGGGATGGCAGACATTACCATTGGTCGCAGTGATGAAGATGAACTGATGGTTTTTATAGGCCAACAAATCCTTGTCCAAGGACAAAAGGTTCATAAAATTGATTTGGTCGGAAATCCCAATAACGATGGACTTTTGGATTTAAAATGGTCAGAGACTGGGGATACAGTTCTACTTCGTAAGGGAAGCATCCAAGCTCTCTACGAAATCAGAGATCGAATCCTTGTCGAAAAAATCAATGCTGTGGATGCCCTTGCCATCAATGCGATGGATGTGATCAACGAAATCCATAAAGATGGATTTGGTTTGAATGGAAAAACCAATCTTAATTTTTTTGAAAGCCGTGCTCTTGCGACCAATACCTTCGGTGAAATTGATACCGATGGGGATGGACTAAACGATAAAACTGCTGTGTTTCGAGTGACAGGTCGCACATCACTTGATGCGGATCGTCCGATTGGAATTTCAGGAACCATGCGTTTTCTAAAATCAAGTCCTGGGGGAGAAACTGAAATTTTAGTTCCTTACTCCAAAGATGATACTTTGAATGCAGTCATCAAACGAATCAATCGTTCGGAAACTGGTGTTGTGGCTTACATGTCGCATGACAACCAGTTGGCGCTAAAAGCAACGACAAACCCGCTCGATAAAAAAGAAAACTTTATGATTCGTCACTTGGAAGACTCTGGCGAACTACTTGTTGGCCTTACAGGAATTCTAACTGCAACAGGGGTTGCTGGATCTTTTGATTACCGAAAAGTAGGTGAGATCAACAAATTCCAAGCCAATGCGCAGGACATAACTCTCACACCGATGTATCATCCTTCTTCATTCTTTAAAATGTCTGAAGAGGTCAGAAACAATCCGGCAAACATTGCGGCAGCTCGTGGTAAGGACGTAAATGGGTCGGGTGATTACAATTCACCGAATGGTCAAAAAGACGGATCCAATGCCCTTCTCATTGCCGCTGCCCTCCGTGAAAAACCTGTGATGTTTGATTATTCCAAAACAACGGATGATTTTTATAACTCACTCATCTCAAGGCTTGGAACAGAAGCAAGGGAAGCAAAACAAGAGTATACCACTCAAAATGAACTAATGGTGGAACTTGAAAATATGCGTCAGTCCGTGATGGGTGTGAACTTGGATGAGGAGATGGCCAATATGGTTCAGTTCCAACAATCCTATAATGCTTCCGCAAGAATGATCTCCACACTCAATGAAATGTTAGATACCATCATCAATAGGTTAGGTGTATAA
- a CDS encoding flagellar hook-associated protein 3, with the protein MRITNMMQNNSLVRNLNRHQVAMDETQTQLGTGLKIRKPSDDPGAATNQMYFRSRLNELSQYEENIGDGYQRLQQIDGVLDKMGEIFQRARVLTVQAGNGIYQGDKGFELEVAIGKEIDQHLRAIVDLANARDATGQPLFGGHVIERPPFEPIESKIKGLQGLELKNQYVGVEYRGDIGEQLREIEKGEYIPITIPGNKVFWGTNVSVTSKVDNSAYQATSDQKFKIDGVEIHISVGDTIDDVIDKINNAPLEVKASKLAQDNISISSTAPHQIWLEDVDGGTVLRDIGLVEPSASEPPNNYSKSATVTGLSVFDVLIQLRNDLIQKDQERIGGRDLGDLDLALENILRHRSTIGARMNRLEQHEDRVSYDKMYMTELLAKNEGIDFPETIMNMKWLETIHSYALNVGSKIIKPTLMDFLR; encoded by the coding sequence ATCAGAATCACTAACATGATGCAAAACAATTCCTTGGTGCGGAACTTAAACCGCCACCAAGTGGCCATGGACGAAACCCAAACCCAACTGGGAACTGGATTAAAAATTCGGAAACCATCGGATGATCCAGGTGCGGCCACAAACCAAATGTACTTCAGGTCGCGTCTGAATGAACTTTCTCAATACGAAGAAAACATTGGGGACGGATACCAAAGGTTACAACAGATTGATGGTGTCCTAGACAAAATGGGTGAAATTTTCCAAAGAGCTCGTGTTCTTACGGTTCAGGCTGGAAACGGAATTTACCAAGGGGACAAGGGTTTTGAATTGGAAGTGGCGATTGGTAAAGAGATTGACCAACACCTGCGTGCCATTGTGGATCTTGCCAATGCACGTGATGCGACCGGACAACCTTTGTTTGGTGGTCATGTCATCGAAAGACCTCCTTTTGAACCAATAGAATCCAAAATTAAAGGTCTGCAAGGCCTGGAACTCAAAAACCAATATGTGGGTGTAGAGTATCGAGGTGATATTGGGGAACAACTCCGTGAAATCGAAAAAGGCGAATACATACCAATCACGATTCCTGGTAATAAAGTGTTTTGGGGAACAAACGTCAGTGTCACTTCGAAAGTGGATAACTCGGCTTACCAGGCTACGTCCGACCAAAAGTTTAAAATTGATGGAGTGGAGATTCATATCTCTGTGGGTGATACCATTGATGATGTGATTGATAAAATCAACAATGCCCCTCTGGAAGTGAAGGCAAGTAAACTAGCCCAAGATAACATTTCTATTTCTTCCACGGCACCTCACCAAATTTGGTTGGAGGATGTGGATGGAGGAACTGTCCTTCGAGATATTGGCCTCGTGGAACCAAGTGCCAGCGAACCACCGAATAACTATTCTAAGTCGGCAACCGTGACTGGACTTTCTGTATTTGATGTTCTGATCCAACTTCGAAATGACTTAATTCAAAAAGACCAAGAAAGAATTGGTGGAAGGGATTTGGGTGATTTGGATTTAGCTTTAGAAAATATCCTTCGCCACCGTTCGACCATTGGTGCACGAATGAATCGTTTGGAACAACATGAAGACCGAGTTTCATACGACAAAATGTATATGACAGAGCTTCTTGCTAAGAATGAAGGAATCGATTTTCCAGAGACAATCATGAACATGAAGTGGTTGGAAACAATTCATAGTTATGCGTTAAATGTTGGTTCTAAAATCATCAAACCAACTCTTATGGATTTCCTACGGTAA
- the fliW gene encoding flagellar assembly protein FliW, with product MSVTIHTKPFGTIQVDAKQILKFPQGLLGFDEFDEYALIEESPESPFKWLQSTKESGLAFIVIQPELFMNDYKPAVSDEELHDIGLSSWKEGIIFLIVTIPHDNPKGMTANLQGPIILNGKEGKGKQCISRDENHPIRKNIIESMEEMSSEKV from the coding sequence ATGTCGGTAACGATTCACACAAAACCTTTCGGAACCATCCAAGTGGACGCAAAACAAATCCTAAAATTCCCACAAGGTTTACTTGGATTTGATGAATTTGATGAGTATGCTCTCATTGAAGAAAGTCCAGAAAGTCCATTCAAATGGTTACAATCCACGAAAGAATCGGGACTTGCGTTTATTGTCATCCAACCAGAACTGTTTATGAATGATTATAAACCAGCGGTTTCCGATGAAGAATTACATGACATCGGACTTAGCTCATGGAAAGAAGGAATCATTTTTTTAATTGTTACCATTCCTCATGACAACCCAAAAGGAATGACGGCCAACTTACAAGGTCCTATCATTCTGAACGGTAAAGAAGGAAAGGGCAAACAATGTATTTCTCGGGATGAAAATCACCCTATCCGAAAAAACATCATCGAATCTATGGAAGAGATGTCTTCCGAAAAGGTATAA
- the csrA gene encoding carbon storage regulator CsrA, producing MLVLARRSNQSIMIGDDIEIVIVDIKGDQVKIGVKAPKNVSVHRAEVYKEIQEENKKAAGTNIKPEDLGKLGDLFKKKT from the coding sequence GTGTTAGTTCTTGCGAGGAGGAGTAACCAGTCCATAATGATCGGTGATGATATCGAAATTGTGATAGTCGATATCAAAGGTGACCAAGTAAAGATTGGAGTCAAAGCTCCCAAAAATGTTTCTGTGCACCGTGCGGAAGTATACAAAGAAATTCAGGAAGAAAACAAAAAAGCTGCGGGAACCAATATCAAACCGGAAGATTTGGGCAAACTCGGTGATTTGTTCAAAAAGAAAACTTAA
- a CDS encoding lysophospholipid acyltransferase family protein yields MKRKILVWLLPLIIVWFQRLVGLTSRFRFLTNERYEDLFKNKKPFIYSIWHTNVLYSPYLHRGKNVAVLISESKDGDYINQVVHRFGNTSIRGSSSKGGSKALKAMIQHLKKGLPAAFTPDGPRGPALVLQPGIIAAAQVTQVPIIPFHYECSRQWILEKAWDKHRVPKPFTTFVVSYGEPISVPRELNEEEFEQMRLKVEEAMLNNRNRAIAEAERIRKGESK; encoded by the coding sequence TTGAAACGTAAAATTTTAGTCTGGTTGTTGCCTCTCATCATAGTATGGTTCCAACGTTTGGTTGGCCTTACTTCCAGGTTTCGTTTTTTGACAAACGAACGATACGAAGATTTATTCAAAAATAAAAAACCATTTATTTATTCTATTTGGCATACGAACGTTTTGTACTCTCCGTATTTGCACAGGGGAAAAAACGTAGCCGTTCTCATTTCTGAATCGAAAGACGGAGACTACATCAACCAAGTGGTCCATAGATTTGGAAACACAAGCATTCGTGGGAGTAGTTCCAAAGGAGGATCCAAAGCTTTAAAGGCGATGATCCAACATTTAAAAAAAGGATTACCTGCTGCCTTTACCCCTGATGGCCCAAGGGGACCTGCATTAGTCCTCCAACCTGGGATCATTGCTGCAGCGCAAGTCACACAGGTTCCCATCATTCCTTTTCATTATGAGTGCAGTCGTCAGTGGATTCTAGAAAAGGCCTGGGACAAACATAGAGTTCCAAAACCATTCACTACCTTTGTTGTTTCTTATGGGGAACCGATTTCTGTTCCCAGAGAATTGAATGAAGAAGAATTTGAACAGATGCGTCTAAAAGTAGAAGAGGCTATGTTAAACAATCGTAACCGTGCGATTGCGGAAGCAGAACGAATTCGCAAAGGAGAATCCAAATGA
- a CDS encoding OsmC family protein yields the protein MTAVFEDKVVVSTAKTKYETKISAGKHNWIADEPKDKEGTDLGPMPTELLASSLGACTSITIRMYADRKEYSLDSVEVHVTIDKRSAEDHKFTRVVVLSGNLSTEQRERLLSVANACPVHKILSGKIEIETTLG from the coding sequence ATGACAGCAGTATTTGAAGATAAGGTGGTTGTTTCCACAGCCAAAACAAAATACGAAACAAAAATTTCAGCAGGAAAACATAATTGGATCGCCGATGAACCGAAAGACAAAGAAGGAACCGACCTTGGCCCTATGCCTACAGAGTTACTTGCTTCTTCTTTGGGAGCTTGTACTTCTATTACGATCAGAATGTATGCGGATCGAAAAGAGTATTCTTTGGATTCGGTAGAAGTTCATGTAACGATTGATAAACGATCGGCAGAAGATCATAAATTTACAAGAGTTGTGGTTCTTTCTGGAAATCTAAGCACTGAACAAAGAGAAAGATTACTTTCTGTGGCAAACGCATGTCCTGTACATAAAATTCTCTCTGGAAAAATTGAAATAGAAACCACTCTGGGTTAG
- a CDS encoding metallophosphoesterase produces the protein MKFALIGDIHGYWNNQDIEYFNTSDYDCLFFTGDLRGNPKLGKLSFQGLTKRAYMIPGNWDGMSLTSIIGEVIQSKVLIHSGQIGQNRRIRNLSELVKPISLLGYSSLVLSKELDLSLIVGRPHAMGGGLSFQPYLTKAYMVSNMETSIQKYKRLIDGTKEKNLFFLSHNGPFGLGAAKNSIYGAEFKKEGGDWGDFDLTEAIDYAKSIGKKVPLVLSGHMHHSISKKRERETHEYTGGTFYVNGAKVPRIQEGKHFHTKIEWDGGSATVIPLWV, from the coding sequence ATGAAATTTGCATTGATCGGCGACATCCACGGGTATTGGAACAATCAGGATATTGAATATTTTAATACTTCAGACTATGACTGTCTCTTCTTTACAGGTGACCTTCGTGGTAATCCCAAACTAGGAAAACTTTCCTTCCAAGGTCTCACCAAACGTGCGTATATGATACCCGGAAATTGGGATGGGATGAGTTTAACATCCATCATTGGGGAAGTGATCCAATCAAAAGTTCTCATCCATTCAGGGCAAATTGGCCAAAACCGTAGGATAAGGAATCTTTCGGAACTAGTAAAACCCATTTCCTTACTTGGCTATAGTTCCTTAGTATTGTCGAAGGAATTGGATTTAAGTCTTATCGTGGGTCGTCCTCATGCGATGGGTGGAGGTCTTAGTTTTCAACCCTATCTAACAAAAGCCTATATGGTTTCCAATATGGAAACTTCGATTCAAAAGTACAAACGTTTGATCGATGGAACCAAAGAAAAAAATTTATTCTTTCTTTCGCATAACGGGCCTTTTGGGTTAGGTGCGGCCAAAAATTCCATCTACGGTGCTGAGTTTAAAAAAGAAGGTGGGGATTGGGGAGATTTCGATCTTACAGAAGCCATTGATTATGCCAAATCCATTGGGAAAAAAGTTCCTTTGGTTCTCTCAGGTCATATGCACCATTCAATCAGCAAAAAAAGAGAACGAGAGACTCACGAATACACAGGGGGAACCTTCTATGTGAATGGGGCCAAAGTCCCAAGGATCCAAGAAGGAAAACATTTCCATACAAAAATCGAGTGGGATGGTGGTTCTGCTACTGTAATTCCCCTTTGGGTTTAG
- a CDS encoding alpha-glucosidase: MAFRLISLSLSLFFLECASRIISNFPHTEESFSLTPKVQWIQSTNEFTLRNQSLSKDFIKLSLEEPFLKSSTKETISKYRMASFQFKESLQKTCDKQSIDEIKKEPGKVTIKGKLTGKDCSTDYQLIFQTKSDTEVEFKITLSDLSLNRIQFHYGSSPDEKIFGLGEQFTYDELKGKTPFLFTEEQGIGRGDQPITTGANIMAGAGGNAYTTYAPIPHYITSENRSVFFENSGYANFDFSDTKKTKVEFWDFQSEKSLTGTIWIGNSSKSLIEAYTKKTGRFPKLPDWAYGTWLGVQGGTEKVSAIVKQAKDAGNPVTALWIQDWCGRRVTNFGDQLKWRWYADDTLYPDFKKFVKSMNDQNVQVLGYINSFLADTDPKKLGDDFTNPLLTEAKSKGYLVKNSQGEDYLIQTVGFPAYLIDLTNPAAVRWTKDLIKKNMIGMGLSGWMADFGEWLPYDAKLYSGIDAKIYHNRYPVDWARINREAIKEAGMEGKIVFFTRAGYSYSNAYSTLFWEGDQMVSFGTNDGLASSIIGLTSSGISGYALNHSDIGGYTTISNPLRNYHRSKELLLRWAEASAFTPVFRTHEGNKPLKNWQVYTYTKPDGTKSLGDEDTVNLFAKIARIHFALKPYIQSLVEEASITGIPVVRHNYLVEPEDKNLLNFKYQFFLGNDLLVAPVVESGEIVQEVYLPRGRWLHLWTGTTYDGYRKIQVPAPIGKPPAFLRVGGKSEGLIRSSINSIRNKD; encoded by the coding sequence ATGGCATTTCGTTTGATATCCTTATCTCTATCACTGTTCTTTTTGGAATGTGCTTCCCGCATCATTTCTAATTTTCCGCATACAGAAGAATCGTTTTCCCTCACTCCAAAAGTCCAATGGATTCAATCGACAAATGAATTCACTTTAAGAAACCAATCCCTCTCAAAAGACTTTATCAAACTTTCTCTCGAAGAGCCATTCCTTAAGTCCTCTACGAAGGAAACCATATCTAAATATCGAATGGCATCCTTTCAATTTAAAGAAAGCCTACAAAAAACTTGTGACAAACAATCCATAGACGAAATCAAAAAAGAACCTGGTAAAGTTACCATCAAAGGAAAGTTAACTGGTAAAGATTGTTCCACTGATTACCAGCTCATTTTCCAAACCAAATCAGATACGGAGGTAGAATTTAAAATCACTCTTTCCGATCTCAGCTTGAATAGAATCCAGTTCCATTACGGTTCATCCCCAGATGAAAAAATTTTTGGGTTAGGCGAACAGTTTACTTATGATGAACTCAAAGGAAAAACTCCCTTTTTATTTACGGAAGAACAAGGAATAGGACGGGGAGACCAACCCATCACTACCGGAGCCAACATCATGGCAGGTGCCGGTGGAAACGCATATACAACTTACGCTCCCATTCCTCACTACATCACTTCCGAAAACCGTTCTGTATTTTTTGAAAACAGCGGTTATGCGAATTTTGATTTTAGTGACACCAAAAAAACCAAAGTGGAGTTTTGGGATTTCCAATCCGAAAAATCATTAACCGGAACCATTTGGATTGGAAATTCTTCCAAATCCCTGATTGAAGCTTATACCAAAAAAACAGGGAGATTTCCAAAACTTCCCGATTGGGCCTACGGCACTTGGCTTGGTGTCCAAGGAGGAACAGAAAAAGTTTCTGCAATCGTCAAACAAGCAAAAGATGCAGGAAATCCAGTCACAGCACTTTGGATCCAAGATTGGTGTGGACGAAGAGTGACCAATTTTGGTGATCAACTCAAATGGCGATGGTATGCGGATGATACTTTGTATCCAGACTTTAAAAAATTTGTGAAGTCTATGAATGATCAAAACGTACAGGTATTAGGTTATATTAATTCCTTCCTGGCTGATACCGATCCTAAAAAACTGGGAGATGATTTTACTAACCCACTCTTAACGGAAGCAAAATCCAAAGGATACTTGGTCAAAAATTCCCAAGGCGAAGACTATCTCATCCAAACCGTTGGCTTTCCCGCTTACCTCATTGACCTTACCAATCCCGCTGCGGTTCGTTGGACGAAGGATCTCATCAAAAAGAATATGATTGGAATGGGTCTTTCTGGTTGGATGGCAGATTTTGGAGAGTGGTTGCCTTATGATGCGAAATTATATTCTGGAATCGATGCAAAAATCTATCACAACCGTTATCCGGTAGATTGGGCAAGAATCAATCGAGAAGCCATAAAAGAAGCCGGTATGGAAGGAAAAATTGTATTTTTCACAAGAGCCGGATACAGTTATTCCAATGCTTATTCCACTCTCTTTTGGGAAGGGGACCAGATGGTGAGTTTCGGAACCAATGACGGGCTTGCATCTTCCATCATTGGACTTACTAGTTCAGGGATAAGTGGTTATGCGTTAAATCATAGTGACATTGGTGGATACACTACCATTTCCAATCCACTCCGAAACTACCATAGATCGAAAGAACTTCTTTTGCGATGGGCTGAAGCATCTGCCTTTACACCGGTTTTTAGAACCCACGAAGGAAATAAACCTCTCAAAAACTGGCAAGTGTACACTTATACCAAACCTGATGGAACCAAATCCCTCGGTGATGAAGATACGGTGAATCTTTTTGCAAAAATTGCAAGAATCCATTTTGCGCTTAAACCATATATCCAAAGTTTGGTGGAAGAAGCATCGATCACTGGAATCCCTGTTGTCCGTCATAATTATTTGGTCGAACCGGAAGATAAAAATTTATTAAATTTCAAATACCAATTTTTTCTAGGAAATGACCTTCTTGTGGCTCCCGTCGTAGAAAGTGGAGAAATTGTACAGGAAGTTTATCTTCCTCGTGGCAGATGGTTACACCTTTGGACAGGAACCACTTACGATGGATACAGAAAAATCCAAGTCCCTGCTCCCATTGGTAAACCTCCCGCATTCCTTCGGGTCGGTGGAAAATCGGAAGGCCTCATTCGATCTTCCATAAATTCCATTCGGAACAAAGACTAA
- a CDS encoding sulfurtransferase, with protein MNWNFLKTEIEPGDFLIDCRSQSAYEEETLEGAYYYPFIKKAFGSDPESQKKLYGPMMAVVQEFQKSKKTRIIVFDEGMGMFSTRMVYLLRGMGIKDAYVLGQKWPVDGKKAKGEQKIEPPIADKAKPIEGVVDKAFMERNLTKLQIFDARTMDEYEGRLPRLTAPEEGTLCGRLPGAFLWDWRNLYDGEANLIERSLFKKRLNGFPFMPERPTVIYDYNGARSCLLALMLREAGYIDVTTYQGSWFEWRKSSLPKQAVAVFGAKQGAAAAPRVGGVDRKKV; from the coding sequence TTGAACTGGAACTTTCTTAAAACCGAAATAGAACCTGGTGACTTCCTCATCGATTGTCGTTCCCAATCAGCATATGAAGAAGAAACATTAGAAGGTGCTTATTACTATCCATTTATCAAAAAAGCATTCGGATCTGATCCAGAATCACAAAAGAAATTGTACGGACCGATGATGGCCGTCGTACAAGAATTTCAAAAATCCAAAAAAACACGTATCATTGTCTTCGATGAAGGAATGGGAATGTTTTCCACCCGTATGGTGTATTTGCTACGTGGGATGGGAATTAAAGACGCTTATGTTCTTGGCCAAAAATGGCCAGTTGACGGCAAAAAAGCAAAAGGGGAACAGAAAATAGAACCTCCGATTGCTGACAAAGCTAAACCCATTGAAGGTGTTGTCGACAAGGCCTTTATGGAACGAAATCTTACCAAACTCCAAATCTTTGATGCAAGAACCATGGACGAATATGAAGGCAGATTGCCACGTCTTACTGCTCCAGAAGAAGGAACTCTTTGTGGACGTTTGCCAGGGGCATTTTTATGGGATTGGAGAAACTTATACGATGGAGAAGCAAATCTCATCGAACGTTCCCTTTTCAAAAAACGCCTAAATGGATTTCCTTTTATGCCAGAACGACCTACTGTGATTTACGATTACAATGGTGCGCGCTCTTGTTTACTCGCTCTCATGCTCAGAGAAGCAGGTTATATTGATGTCACCACTTACCAAGGTTCTTGGTTTGAATGGAGAAAATCTAGCCTACCAAAACAAGCCGTAGCTGTATTTGGTGCCAAACAAGGGGCGGCGGCGGCACCTCGTGTGGGTGGAGTCGATCGCAAGAAAGTTTAA